One segment of Nostoc piscinale CENA21 DNA contains the following:
- the rpsS gene encoding 30S ribosomal protein S19, whose amino-acid sequence MGRSLKKGPFVADHLLSKIEKLNEKNEKQVIKTWSRASTILPQMVGHTIAVHNGRQHVPVFISDQMVGHKLGEFAPTRTYRGHGKSDKKAGR is encoded by the coding sequence ATGGGTCGTTCACTAAAAAAAGGGCCTTTCGTTGCCGATCATTTACTCAGCAAAATTGAAAAGCTGAACGAAAAAAACGAAAAGCAAGTTATTAAAACTTGGTCAAGAGCCTCAACAATTCTGCCCCAGATGGTGGGACATACGATCGCTGTTCACAATGGCAGACAACACGTCCCTGTGTTTATCAGCGATCAGATGGTAGGCCATAAGTTGGGAGAATTCGCCCCAACACGCACCTACAGGGGTCATGGCAAAAGTGACAAGAAAGCGGGTAGATAG
- a CDS encoding dipeptide epimerase has product MQVEVKVFTVNKRFPLTISRGTTAQTTNVWVKISQDGVEGWGEASPFGVGNHTQKTEQIKDAIEQVIPLLTTFSPLQRQQVEQLLIQQQIPSAARAAVDMAMHDWLGKFVGLPLWQIWGCDRNLIVPTSVTIGINSPEGARARARDWLNYLDVRLFKVKLGSPDGIEADQQMLLAVQQEAPHLEFFVDANGGWSLPDAIKMCHWLADLGVKYVEQPLPRGQEESLAKLKQESPLPIFVDESCFTSVDIPHLANYVDGINIKLMKSGGLTEALRMVHTARAYNLQVMFGCYSDSSLANTAAAQLAPLADYLDLDSHLNLVDDPFMGALVVEGKVLPNDLPGLGVQYSAFAA; this is encoded by the coding sequence ATGCAAGTAGAAGTCAAAGTATTTACTGTCAATAAACGATTTCCCTTAACTATTAGTCGGGGTACAACTGCACAGACAACGAATGTATGGGTAAAAATTTCGCAAGATGGCGTTGAGGGCTGGGGTGAAGCATCACCGTTTGGTGTCGGGAATCATACTCAAAAAACCGAGCAAATTAAAGATGCTATCGAGCAAGTTATACCATTATTAACAACTTTTAGCCCATTGCAGAGACAGCAAGTCGAGCAATTGTTAATTCAACAGCAGATTCCTTCTGCGGCGCGGGCGGCTGTGGATATGGCGATGCACGATTGGTTAGGTAAGTTTGTTGGTTTACCACTGTGGCAGATTTGGGGATGCGATCGCAATCTTATCGTCCCAACGTCAGTAACTATTGGCATAAATTCACCAGAAGGTGCTAGGGCGAGGGCGCGGGACTGGTTAAATTATTTGGATGTGCGGCTGTTTAAAGTGAAATTAGGTAGCCCCGATGGTATTGAAGCGGATCAGCAAATGCTATTAGCAGTCCAACAAGAAGCACCACATCTAGAATTTTTTGTGGATGCAAATGGTGGCTGGAGTTTGCCAGATGCAATTAAGATGTGTCATTGGCTGGCTGATTTAGGTGTAAAGTATGTAGAACAGCCACTACCAAGGGGTCAGGAAGAAAGTTTAGCCAAACTCAAACAAGAGTCACCCCTACCGATTTTTGTGGATGAAAGTTGCTTTACCAGTGTTGATATTCCCCATTTGGCGAACTACGTGGATGGAATTAATATCAAACTGATGAAGTCGGGGGGCTTAACCGAAGCATTGCGGATGGTACACACAGCGCGGGCTTACAATTTACAAGTGATGTTTGGCTGCTATTCTGACAGTTCACTCGCTAACACAGCAGCAGCACAATTAGCACCACTGGCTGATTATTTAGATTTAGATAGTCATCTCAACTTAGTTGATGACCCATTTATGGGTGCATTAGTAGTAGAAGGAAAAGTTTTACCAAACGATTTACCAGGCTTGGGGGTACAATACAGTGCGTTTGCCGCTTAA
- a CDS encoding type II toxin-antitoxin system HigB family toxin, translating into MHIISRKLLREFCQTHADSCEALDDWFRTASKASWTNLIEVQAVYPKAEAVSNFTVFNIKGNKYRLITSINYEKQVIYIKYVLTHANYDKDDWKHDPYY; encoded by the coding sequence ATCCACATTATCAGCCGTAAACTGCTTCGAGAATTCTGCCAAACACACGCTGATTCGTGCGAAGCACTTGATGACTGGTTTCGGACTGCAAGCAAAGCAAGCTGGACTAATCTAATTGAGGTTCAAGCAGTCTACCCAAAAGCTGAAGCTGTTAGTAACTTTACAGTTTTTAATATTAAAGGCAACAAATATCGCTTAATTACCAGTATTAATTACGAAAAGCAGGTTATCTATATCAAGTACGTTTTGACTCATGCCAATTATGACAAAGACGACTGGAAGCATGACCCATACTATTAA
- the rplC gene encoding 50S ribosomal protein L3: MSVGILGTKLGMTQIFDEAGVAIPVTVVQAGPCTVTQVKTKQTDGYAAIQLGYGEVKPKALNKPVLGHLAKSSAPALRHLSEFRTDNSGEYTLGQEIKADIFSAGQIVDVIGTSIGRGFAGNQKRNNFGRGPMSHGSKNHRAPGSIGAGTTPGRVYPGKRMAGRLGGTRVTISKLTVVRVDAERNLLLIKGAIPGKPGSLVSVVPAKKVGK, encoded by the coding sequence GTGTCTGTAGGTATTCTCGGCACCAAGCTGGGCATGACCCAAATATTTGACGAGGCAGGAGTAGCAATTCCTGTCACAGTCGTTCAAGCAGGGCCATGCACTGTTACACAAGTTAAAACCAAACAAACTGACGGTTACGCCGCCATTCAGCTTGGTTATGGCGAAGTCAAGCCAAAAGCTCTAAATAAACCCGTATTGGGCCACTTAGCTAAATCATCAGCGCCAGCTTTACGTCACCTAAGTGAATTTCGCACAGATAATTCTGGCGAGTATACATTAGGTCAAGAAATCAAGGCAGATATTTTTAGTGCTGGTCAAATTGTAGATGTAATTGGTACAAGTATCGGTCGCGGTTTTGCAGGCAACCAAAAGCGGAATAACTTTGGTCGCGGGCCAATGTCTCACGGTTCTAAAAACCACAGAGCGCCCGGTTCCATTGGTGCTGGTACAACACCCGGTCGTGTGTATCCAGGAAAAAGAATGGCAGGGCGCTTAGGTGGTACTCGCGTCACCATTAGTAAATTGACAGTTGTGCGTGTAGACGCAGAACGCAACTTATTACTCATTAAAGGCGCAATTCCTGGTAAACCAGGTTCCTTAGTGAGTGTTGTACCCGCAAAGAAAGTTGGTAAATAG
- a CDS encoding sensor histidine kinase, giving the protein MNHFLNADQIGRLIAGENLVISCCYFIISSVIGYGVWRNRQAGVDPLVVTVAGIFFSCAFGHGLHVVGMLGLVNSHFWQAIADLLTVVIALRFLSFYKSFDLLACFSQIFASKIELESKNQLLETTMAELKQMQMQLVQQEKMSSLGQLVAGVAHEINNPISFIHGNLTYVEEYANYLLSIVNAYQVHFPVLPLPIHRLIKEVDLDFLQEDLPKILNSMNAGCDRIQQIVLSLRNFSRLDEAELKVVNIHEGIDSTLMILHHRLQAKPERPEIKVSKDYGNLPTVECYPSSLNQVVLNILTNAIDTLEEKITQTSHSQIQDNPPQITVKTSLTADKWVEITIKDNGVGIPEQLQPHIFDPFFTTKPVGKGTGISMSISHQIIVERHHGKLTCFSTFGQGTAFVIQIPLKQNAYALV; this is encoded by the coding sequence ATGAATCATTTTTTGAATGCTGATCAAATCGGTAGGTTAATAGCGGGGGAAAATTTAGTCATCTCTTGTTGTTATTTCATTATTAGTAGTGTCATTGGTTATGGGGTGTGGCGTAATCGACAAGCAGGTGTTGACCCACTGGTAGTTACCGTAGCTGGGATTTTCTTCAGTTGCGCTTTTGGTCATGGCTTGCATGTGGTGGGAATGCTGGGTTTGGTTAATTCACATTTTTGGCAAGCAATAGCGGATTTGTTGACAGTTGTGATTGCATTACGCTTTCTCAGCTTCTATAAAAGTTTTGATTTACTTGCTTGTTTCAGTCAGATATTCGCCTCAAAAATCGAACTGGAAAGCAAGAATCAACTTTTGGAAACCACAATGGCAGAATTAAAGCAGATGCAGATGCAGTTAGTCCAACAAGAAAAGATGTCAAGTTTAGGACAATTAGTAGCTGGGGTTGCACATGAAATTAATAATCCTATTAGCTTTATTCACGGCAACTTGACTTATGTTGAAGAATATGCAAATTATTTATTGAGCATTGTCAATGCTTACCAAGTTCATTTTCCGGTTTTACCATTGCCCATTCACAGGCTAATTAAAGAGGTTGATTTAGACTTTCTGCAAGAAGATTTACCAAAAATCTTAAACTCAATGAATGCCGGATGCGATCGCATCCAACAAATTGTATTATCATTACGAAATTTCTCGCGTTTGGATGAAGCGGAACTGAAAGTGGTGAATATTCACGAAGGTATTGATAGTACACTCATGATTTTGCATCACCGCCTGCAAGCAAAACCAGAGCGTCCAGAAATTAAGGTGAGCAAAGATTATGGTAATTTACCGACTGTAGAGTGTTATCCTAGTTCACTCAATCAAGTAGTGCTAAACATTCTCACAAATGCGATAGATACCTTAGAAGAGAAAATTACGCAAACATCCCATTCACAAATTCAAGATAACCCACCTCAAATTACAGTTAAAACTTCTTTAACGGCGGACAAATGGGTAGAAATCACTATCAAAGATAATGGAGTGGGGATTCCTGAACAGCTTCAGCCACACATTTTTGATCCATTTTTCACGACAAAACCAGTTGGTAAGGGTACAGGAATTAGTATGTCAATTAGCCATCAGATAATTGTCGAAAGACATCATGGCAAATTGACTTGTTTTTCCACCTTTGGTCAAGGAACAGCGTTTGTGATTCAAATTCCGTTAAAACAAAACGCCTATGCGCTTGTTTAA
- a CDS encoding NUDIX hydrolase, with translation MSNLKKWKILQSKMVLNHPWCRIRQDKIELPNGKVIDDYFVSIKPEIAIILPITSNQEIVFVRQYRHAVADFFIELPAGHFDPTQESAEIAAIRELQEETGYLAQQVKKVTVFYDKPSKDTNRIHLFLAENVMKVGEQNLDITEEIEVILIPVSEVLDKIHQGKISVSGTIAALFLGLNLMKQL, from the coding sequence ATGAGCAATCTCAAGAAATGGAAAATCCTGCAATCAAAAATGGTACTAAACCATCCTTGGTGCAGAATCAGGCAAGATAAAATTGAATTACCTAACGGTAAGGTTATTGATGATTATTTTGTCAGTATTAAACCAGAAATTGCCATTATTTTGCCAATTACCAGTAATCAAGAAATTGTTTTCGTTAGGCAATACCGACACGCAGTCGCAGATTTTTTTATAGAATTACCAGCCGGACATTTTGATCCTACCCAAGAAAGTGCAGAAATCGCCGCTATTCGAGAATTACAAGAAGAAACTGGTTATCTTGCTCAACAAGTTAAAAAAGTCACTGTTTTTTATGACAAACCCAGCAAAGATACCAACCGCATACATTTATTTTTAGCTGAGAATGTCATGAAAGTTGGTGAGCAAAATTTAGATATTACAGAAGAAATTGAAGTAATCTTAATTCCAGTATCAGAAGTATTAGATAAAATTCATCAAGGTAAAATTTCAGTTTCAGGAACTATTGCGGCTTTATTTTTAGGTTTAAACCTGATGAAACAACTTTAA
- the rplD gene encoding 50S ribosomal protein L4: MVETVVKNWQGDEVGQKTFDLRVAKEETAAHIVHRALVRQTTNARQGTASTKTRAEVRGGGRKPWRQKGTGRARAGSIRSPLWRGGGVIFGPKPRDYDLKMNRKERRLALRTAFISRAEDLIVVEEFSNELSRPKTKDLVAALARWGASPEQKTLLILSEIAETVYLSGRNIENLKIIAADQLNVYDLLHADKLVVTAPALEKIQEVYNG, translated from the coding sequence ATGGTTGAGACTGTAGTTAAAAACTGGCAAGGAGATGAAGTCGGACAAAAGACGTTCGACTTGCGGGTTGCCAAAGAAGAAACAGCGGCCCATATTGTACACCGCGCCTTGGTTAGACAAACAACCAATGCTCGTCAAGGAACCGCTAGTACAAAAACTCGCGCAGAAGTTAGAGGTGGTGGCCGCAAACCTTGGCGGCAAAAAGGCACAGGTCGCGCTCGTGCTGGTTCGATTCGTTCGCCCTTATGGCGTGGTGGTGGTGTGATTTTTGGGCCTAAACCCAGAGATTACGACCTGAAAATGAACCGGAAAGAACGACGGTTGGCATTACGCACAGCCTTCATTAGCCGTGCTGAAGACTTGATTGTGGTCGAAGAATTTAGCAACGAACTGTCTCGTCCGAAAACTAAAGATTTAGTTGCAGCTTTAGCGCGTTGGGGAGCAAGCCCAGAACAAAAGACACTCTTAATTTTGTCTGAGATTGCCGAAACCGTTTATCTGTCAGGACGCAACATAGAGAACTTAAAAATTATTGCAGCAGATCAGTTGAATGTTTATGACCTGCTGCACGCTGACAAGCTTGTAGTTACAGCACCAGCATTAGAAAAAATTCAGGAGGTCTACAATGGCTAA
- a CDS encoding NAD(P)H-quinone oxidoreductase subunit N, whose translation MALITTGNGLIRDLEKFGALGTYVPLEGGFEGRYRRRLRAAGYVTLNMTARGLGDVAAYLTGVHGVRPPHLGKKSTGSGAAVGSVYYLPPIVNYQLEQLPPKSKGLVLWIIEGHILSDQEVEFLAELPKLEPKVKVVVERGGSRAFKWKPLTATFAVSSQAV comes from the coding sequence ATGGCACTGATTACCACTGGCAATGGTTTAATCCGAGATTTGGAGAAATTTGGCGCTCTCGGTACGTACGTCCCTTTAGAGGGAGGTTTTGAAGGTCGATATCGCCGCCGACTGCGTGCTGCTGGCTATGTGACTTTGAATATGACTGCTAGGGGATTGGGCGATGTGGCTGCCTATCTCACTGGAGTTCATGGTGTCAGACCACCTCACTTGGGTAAGAAAAGTACTGGTAGTGGTGCGGCTGTGGGTAGTGTCTACTATTTACCCCCAATTGTTAACTATCAGCTAGAACAGTTACCACCCAAATCTAAGGGTTTGGTGCTGTGGATTATTGAAGGGCATATTTTATCTGACCAAGAAGTTGAGTTTTTGGCAGAATTGCCTAAATTGGAACCCAAAGTCAAAGTAGTGGTGGAAAGAGGCGGTAGTCGTGCTTTCAAATGGAAGCCTTTGACAGCTACCTTCGCAGTTAGTTCTCAGGCTGTGTAA
- a CDS encoding helix-turn-helix domain-containing protein, whose product MTHTINSTIYGELLLHYQPRIIKTESENEQFLAVVEELLARPDLSPEEDILLELLVKLIEDFEAKHYQLNASTPGSRLLHLMDARNLQPSDLVEVLGSSEIVNRLLDGEQEITKEQAKVLGQFFHVEPELFCS is encoded by the coding sequence ATGACCCATACTATTAATTCCACAATTTACGGTGAGTTATTGTTACACTATCAACCCCGTATCATCAAAACTGAGTCAGAAAATGAGCAATTTTTGGCAGTGGTTGAAGAATTATTGGCTCGTCCTGACTTGAGTCCAGAAGAAGATATCTTGTTAGAACTATTAGTCAAACTCATCGAAGACTTTGAAGCAAAGCACTATCAACTTAATGCTTCAACCCCTGGTTCTAGACTTTTGCATTTGATGGATGCTCGAAACTTACAGCCATCTGACTTGGTGGAAGTACTGGGTTCAAGTGAGATAGTGAATAGGTTACTTGATGGAGAGCAAGAAATAACAAAGGAACAGGCTAAGGTTTTAGGACAGTTTTTTCACGTCGAGCCGGAGTTATTTTGCTCATGA
- the rplB gene encoding 50S ribosomal protein L2, with amino-acid sequence MGTRSYRPYTPSTRQVTISDFSEITKKEPEKSLTVYIHRAKGRNNQGRITSRRRGGGHKRLYRIIDFKRDKRNIPATVLAIEYDPNRNARIALLQYQDGEKRYILQPNGLTVGKTLMAGPESPIEDGNALPLANIPLGTNVHNVELTAGKGGQIVRAAGATAQVVAKEGNYVTLKLPSGEVRMIRRECYATIGQVGNTDARNLSAGKAGRNRWKGRRPKVRGSVMNPVDHPHGGGEGRAPIGRSGPVTPWGKPALGAKTRKPKKPSSRLIVRRRRKSSKRGRGGRQS; translated from the coding sequence ATGGGTACTCGTTCTTATCGCCCTTATACCCCCAGTACTCGTCAAGTTACAATCTCCGACTTTTCGGAAATTACTAAAAAAGAGCCAGAAAAGTCTCTGACGGTGTACATCCATCGCGCCAAAGGTCGCAACAATCAAGGGCGGATAACCAGCCGTCGTCGGGGTGGCGGCCATAAAAGACTTTATCGAATTATTGATTTTAAAAGAGATAAGCGTAACATTCCCGCTACAGTGTTAGCGATCGAGTATGATCCCAACCGCAATGCTCGTATTGCCTTGCTGCAATATCAGGATGGGGAAAAACGCTATATCCTCCAACCGAATGGATTGACTGTAGGTAAAACCTTAATGGCTGGCCCTGAGTCGCCAATTGAAGATGGTAATGCCTTACCACTGGCAAACATTCCTTTAGGTACAAACGTACATAACGTAGAACTAACTGCTGGTAAAGGTGGACAAATTGTCCGTGCTGCTGGTGCAACAGCACAAGTAGTTGCTAAAGAAGGTAATTATGTCACCCTCAAGCTGCCTTCTGGGGAAGTGCGGATGATACGGCGTGAATGCTACGCTACCATCGGGCAAGTAGGCAACACCGATGCGAGAAACCTGAGTGCTGGTAAAGCAGGACGCAATCGCTGGAAAGGTCGCCGTCCGAAAGTTAGAGGTAGCGTCATGAACCCAGTGGATCACCCACATGGTGGTGGTGAAGGTAGAGCGCCCATTGGTCGTTCCGGCCCAGTCACACCTTGGGGTAAACCAGCATTGGGAGCCAAGACACGCAAACCCAAGAAACCTAGCAGTAGGTTGATTGTGCGCCGTCGTCGTAAATCTTCTAAGCGCGGTCGTGGTGGTCGTCAGTCTTAA